The DNA region TTTCATCTATGAGCCAAAATATGAATCTTGAGTAGCTTAAGTCAGTATGTTTTGAACTGTATTTTTCAAACTTGCTTATCATGGTTATCCCTAatcatttttttctaaattttgaattttgaatattcTATCGATGTGTTTAACTTGCTTCcgattttcattttcaattcattGTCAGTGGTCTGCGATTTTGTAGAGATGGATAAAGTGAGATTGGGATGGCAACATATACTAGTGATTGGGTATCAAGTACTCGGCATGTTTAAGTCGGATTCCAGATTTGCTTATCATTCTTACCCTCAtttcttttttctaatttttatttcaaatattcTATTGATGTGTCTAACTTGCTCCAAATTTACTTCTATGTCTACTTGTcatgaaatataattttaattcataAAGCAATGAGACAGGGATGGCAATGGATTGTcatgaaatataattttaattcataAAGCAATGAGACAGGGACGGCAATGGATGCCTGACCCATATAAGTTGGGTTTGAATAGCTAGTTAGGTTAGGGTGTCATCATTAGGTATACTTAAAATCATGGAGACCTGCATTTTTACCCATTTAAGTTGGATACTCATTTATCATCTAAACTAGCGGTAATTGGTTTTGGGTAGTggtttattaattagatttgagTTTGGTAGTATCTAAAAATGTGGGTAGTCAAACTATTGCCATCTCTAAAGTGAGAttgagattatatatatatatatataggattttGTGGTGCTGCACACCATATGGTGCACACCCCATGAGCACctagtgtaattttttttagAGCTTAGGGTTTAAGggttaaggtatagtatttaagctaaagaaattttaaaaaaaattacatttgcTGTTCACGGGGTGTGCACCATAAGGTGTGCGGCATAAcatttctctctctatatatatatgtgCTGATTTAACCTAGCAAATAAAAGGGCAGCAAAACTATGCAGACACaatatttgaagttgagctttttatGCAAGATTTGTTTATGTATGGAGATTAAATTGCAATAACTGATTCTAATAAATTCATTGGACAGTGTAATTGATGATAGTGTAATTAGATTAAATTCAAAGGTTATTAAGATTAAGTAGAAAAATATGAATTATGTGAAATGCAGTTTTATTGATAAAATATGAGTTTTTAATATCTTGGAGCTAATATTCAACAAGAAAGAAAGGGAGATGATTGGAGGATTATGTGATCATTGCGTACCTCTCaggataaaagaaaattttcataaCACCGGCTATAGCTTGCTAATATCCAACAAGACAGAAAGGCAGAGGACCTTTTGGAGGATTGTGCGATCATTGCATACCTCAGGATACAAGAAAAGTTTCATAACACGGTGGTACAATTTGCTATGCTTGATGAATTTGAGTGTTATACTATGAGGAAGCAATACATATATATAGCATAAATGAAACTTTTAATATGAAAGTGTGGAGTTAATAGAATGATAAATGAAGAATACTAATATTCCAGAGCAATTAGGTTTGGCTCAAATGGATGATCAAAAGGAGAGGTGAGCAATATTTTATAGCCAAAATAGTTGAATCTATTAGAGGTGGAAACAAAAGACAactgatgataaaaaaaaaaggattaaTTTAGGTATTCATAATATATAGATCAATGGATAAAATTCATATAGCTGACCCAAAATAAGCAGGACAAACATGTGGAATTTTGAATGTGATCAAACTCTATTGGAAGATTGTGTTTGTTTATCAACTTGGAGTTGAGTAGGTCACCAAGGCCAAACCACTATAAACGTTGCAATTTGCATGGTTTTGTTGTTGTGCTTGTTGATTTGTTTGTTatattagattttaaatttactTGCTTGCACATATAGTTTAATtattgtaaaataattaaatcacaATGCACCTTTCTCATGTGGGCTTCATGTCATTTCATGGATGTTAATGTTATTAGCTAACTCAAAGACTAATATTGAAGAATTGTGATTTTAGCATATTTCAAATATTTAGCATATTTCAAATATTGAAGAATTGTgatttttttcttctcattagGTGGATCCCTATTCCTATTTGATAGAAAAGTATCAAGGTACTTCAGGAAGGATGGTCATAACTGGAGAAAGAAAAAGGATGGAAAGACTGTGAAAGAGGCTCATGAGAGACTAAAAGTAGGTGAAATTTGTAATTGTGTGCTTCCATGATTTTTTAGATATAGTATCTTGTAAACCTTGCTTTTGATTTTAATCAAAATAGAATCACCCCCGGAACACTTTCAAGGAAAATTGCCTTGTGCACCTGATATCCATGAGTATCACATTGTGATTTTGTGTCCCTTTGTTATTTAGTTTTGCCTTGCTTCATTGGTGACCTTCTGTGTAGTTAAAATCATTTGATGAGATTCATGGCAGTCAACTGAGTTAAGAGACTGTGTGGAAAGTTGATGCAAAAAGAATTAGTCTAGTTTTGTAATATTGTAATGTAGCTTTTCAATTATGTTTTTGATATAATATAGTCATGATATGGATGTATCCACATACTAAGAAGTATGCTTAAGAGTTTCATTTACTTTCTCAAATAAATTCCTTTCTATTTATAAAGTTCTTAGTGGATTTAAGTCAATTTGATGTCTAGTAGATGCAAACTTAGGTTATATCTGAATTTCCTAaagtttgacttcaaatttaactaaACTGAACTTGCTGATTCCAGGTTGGCAGTGTTGATATGCTTCATTGCTATTATGCTCATGGCGAAGAGAATGAAAAATTTCAAAGACGCAGTTATTGGATGTTGGAAGAGTATGTATTAGATATGCTTTTTATACTTGTAGATGGTTACTTGCCTTTGTTTTCTGGTTAGTTTCAAGCATatctagataattgttatttatcagtttgtttgttttttaacTTTTTCTTGTGTTAATGTGCGTAAGACATCTTTTCAAAAAAACAATTCGTGAGTTCTGTTGGAAGTGTcaaaagtcatccaaaatttaTCACAACATTAAGTTgctgaaaatcaatttccaaaggCTGGGTTTTTCcaagtttacaaaaaaaaaacatgtattaTGTCTTATCTcaaaattttgaatatattttcttATTAGTTATCATTGGATAAGCCACTATGtattatattattaaaaaaaaaaaaaagctacgCATGACGTCCACTAATGTGAAGATGGAAGCCTTGTCTTTTGTTTTCTATGCTGTTGAACTGCAATGTGTACACAAACTCTCTCAGTTAACCATAGACATTGAATCTTCAGTGTTGGAATTCTGAATAGATCAAAATCCTTGCACGGTTATTGTTAAATTAGTAGCTAACTTCTGACTATTAAGTTTGCTTTAATTCTTTTTGGATTAATCTTTGTGTAGCCTTAAATCCCTTAACTATTGTTATTTTTTCCACATGAACCTTTATTCTCACTATTTATATTTTCTGTAAATCTTAATTCGCTCCAGATATTTATTGATTTATCTCATGTTGCAGGGATCTAATGCACATTGTCCTCGTCCATTATCGTGAAGTCAAGGTTGCAATTCACTTTCCTATTCAAATACTTGCATTCTCATTAGAGATTCCTTTGTTTATCTTGCTTATTTCTGTCTGACAGTTAAGAGTACATAACATTTAGGGGTATTTTTGTCCCTATGTTAAAATTGACATGAACTATGCATTTTTCTTCTTGTTATTTATCTTGGGATTGTTGTTAAACTTTGATTTCATTGACTTACATTACCTTAGGCTTGTTCTCATATTCGCTTGTGTAATCTACTATGAAAATGAAATGTGAAGACCATTGACTAAGAAGTTAAAGCAAATTGCTAGACATTTGCAATCATCTTGAGCCATAGTTGGGCTTTTACTCTTTAATCCAATAGACTTTCTAATTGTTATAGACTTATACTTGATTGTAAACAAGTTAAAATAAATTGATGTCGGCATGCTTTGAACCATGCTGGTGTCACCAAAGCATTACTGAAACTATGCCATTCTGGTTGGAAACTGAAACTTCAGTACAGATCGATACTTTATACCTTGATTGGAAGTAGCCAAGGCATGAAGATGCTTGTTTCTTTTTTATAGATGTAATCAACCATAAATGACTATACCCATAAATTCACTAACATTTAATTGAAATATATTTCAGGAGAAACCAAGTTTCAGCCGCACAACAAGTCTCAGTCATGCACGAGAAGTAGAAGAGGTTAAGCAAGTTACCCAAATGTGCAAAGTTTCCATTCCAAATTCTACCATGAGCCAGAGCCAGCCGCCTTCACAGACGATGGGTGCTGATAGCCCCGTTAGTTCCCACACATCGGAATATGAAGATGCCGAATCAGGTTATTTGTTATGCATCATCTGGAAGTGCCAGAATTATCAAGTTCAGGCTTTAATATTCAGCTCACATTGCAGGATATCCAAAGCAAACTTTGATGCAGCGGATAATTATCAAACAACTTCCAGATACCACCCTTTCGCTGAGATGTGGCAGCATGATGATCGACGAATAATAATACTATCAACCTTTCGCCCTTGTGTCACTACTCCTGGCAGATAGGGGGAATTACAATTTTGCACTTTTCTTCATGTGGCTTGGATCTCTCAGGGCATTTCCAGGGGAAAATAAGCAAATCTGAAACAAGATAGAACTACCTAACAAGCCTTCAGGTTATACTGAGCCCAAAGGCACAGTTTGATACAGCAATACAACCATCAGGGACGACTTTCAGGAGATTTTTACGAGCTTCATGAGATCATGAATGCCGGGAAGTGTTTTGTTTCAGCTAGATTACTCATAGAAAAAGACTGGaattcttttatttccttccatAGATCTTTGGCTCTTTCGATGTAAACTATCTTTTGTCACTAATCTATAGGTTTCAAAAGGCCTTCTGATTGAGCATTTTGTTCAATGATTTGCTGAAGCCTTTATATATTATAGTAGGGAAAGTGTATGTAGGCCGGGTACACCTTTGCATACAGAGCTCAAAGCTCTTGTACAGAAATTTTTTAAGTGATTTATTGTGGGATTTTAATTTGCTTGGATGGAAATAAATAGGAAAATATTTAATTTGCATTAAATACTCGTCATTCTTTTCATATTTCCTCGTTCCCTGGCGGTTTCCAATGCGCTCGGAGATGGTCGGTTGCCGCAGTCGCGTTGCTGCCTGAGCAGCTGCAGCGGCGAGGACAGTCTGAGGAGCACAGAGCGGTGTTCCTGCCGCCTTCTTCCGCTGAAGATGCTGACGATCTACAACCTGCTCCTGCTGAAGCCCCGCCTGCTAACGATGATCTGGAACCTGCTGCTTCTCTGGCGACATCTTCTGCCGAAGATGCTGACGATCTACAACCTACTCTGCTGAAGATGCATGACGATCTACAACCTACACTATGTAATTATTTAAAGAACGGCATCACTATAATattacattttaaaaatcaacaatgacgttgaatttaaaatttatacaatttgatttttaaaatacaacACATGCTATTCTTTCAAATCCAGTGTTAAAATAGAAAACAAATGGATCAATTGttgtataaaatattttattctcTTAATAAGTGTTAGTTTTAAAGTCAATCAAATTTTAGATTGTTTTAATGGAAAATCTCCAACCCACGAGATTGAAAGTTATAAAATAACTATTAGGTGCATTTACTGACTTTCATCTATTTTGCTAATTACTTAACCATATTATAAATTAACCTGTTACTGCTTATGACTAATAACTTGCTAAAGATAATctataaagaattttaaaaaaaggtCAAATAGAAGAGATTCAAAGAGACATGTCAAAAATCACTGTCAGATTTCTAAGTTGACCTGAGTAATAGCAACTAGTAGAAATGTATTCATCGAGAAATGTAGACATCGAGAAATGTTGACCAGAGTGATAAGCAGCAGACTGCTTGGGAAGAGCTCACTTCGAGAAGTCAACAtgcaaaaaaatgaaaaaaaaaaattggactcGGAGCTCTTCTAACTAAGGCTGGAAATGAATCGAGCCGgttcgaaaaatattcgattcgtatttgaatttattaaattcgAGCCTAACTCGATTATGttcgaattttttttcaaaccgaactcgagctcaaattatattgttcgatagTTCACGAACCGCTAGCGagccttaatattttattaatataagttaaatatatattaaataaataaatttcgaacCTTTCGAGTACCTATTTTCgagtaataattcgaatagttcgtgaacatgttcgaatctttcgaaccgaactcgaaccaaaCTCGAAcacaaaattttgaatttttcgagcttcgaatcgagctcgaactcgaatataccaaTTTCGAGCCTTAGATTTTTCagcatattcggctcgattcgattcgtttacacccctactTCTAACAATCTTATCTTCTGTCTCTTTTATTACCCCCGGATTACGCTACAGTGCATCTATAAGGATGTTTTCTCCCAAAGGGACTCGCAACCACGAGATATTAAACTTCTGAACCACCAGCtgtgagcgcttcccgatttaccctagcgGCCGGTAGAAAAGTTCCACGGGACTGGGCCAATCACTCCAGATTCAGTGTTATCCGGTTCATCATTTTTTCTATCCCTTCTATTGCATGAACTTTACTTGTAGTGGCTCTAGAGTCTTTTCGATTACTCGCTCGAACTACGATCTTTAGCTATAGCACTGAGTCATTTTCTTGTATATGAGAAAAACTTCCAGATTAATAGGAAGCTTGATTTGAATGAATCAGAATTCTATTCTATGATTGGCCGGTACAAACATCAACAACTTCGAATTAGCCTAGCTTCTCCTCAACAAATAAAGGCTTTAGGccaataaaatcttatcttatggaGTGATAGTTGGAAAGGTGACAAAACCCTATACGTTTCTTTATAAGACCGGAAATGATGGATTGTTTTGTGAAAGAATCTTTAGAGCCATCTGGACCCATAAAAAGTGGAATCTTAAAtgcaaattcaaaaaaaatcacAAACTTTATTTAGAAATTCAcaacatataatttttaaattatcatcaaATAACATCAAAAAGATTGTGTTGATTAAGATAGTGCATAGTAAACCCaacaacagaagaagaaaaaaattgattCAGATTTCCTCCCCCTTCAAGGGCAATCTTAggaagagggagaagaagaaggaaaatgaGAAGAAGAGGAGTTTAGGCTGAGGAAAATTGAGAAAAGCTTCATCTATATGAAGGAAACAATGCAGTGAACTAGAGGGGGAAACAAAAGAGAACAGAAAATAGAGTGATGATTGCAAAGTATATCATGTTTAACTTAACCTTAAAACATCATTATTACTAAGGTCTTTCATGTTCTACTATGGATCTACTTTGACTATAGAATTTATCTTGTAGGACAAAGCATCCTCTTCTCTACCGACTTTTTGTTTACAATGCAAAGGTAGGAGTTTGATGTAGCACAATATCATGATTTAACCTATGATAAGTATAATTATTATTTGTAATCAATTGATATCTATAGCCTTCACCTTGAGACAAATAATCAAGTAAATAGGTCTTCAAGCTTTATTGAGATATATCAATCAAGATTAAGATAACGTATCAGAAGTTAATGAATCAAAATGCAAGTTCACAATGGTTGAAGCAAAGTATGAACATAGAACAGAAGATTAATGTCAATTCTAAATGGCATAACTGATTCAAGAATAATTAAGTCATTCAAATAACTTTTGAACATAGAGGAGAGCATAACTGGATTAAGCATACCCTTTGTGACCGTGAATATTTAGGTTGCAATCAGCTATTTGTCTTCACATTGCTCCTTGACATCTGAAACATTGACGGTGCCCAGAAGTTCTTCGTCCGGTATCAGAGACCAGTTGGGAGACTGCACTGCTCTTAACCATTTGAAGTCATCTACATTGGCCCAATTTCTTGTTTCCTCCCCAAGTCCACAGTCTCGTAGCTCTGTGTCAATCCCTTCATAAAACAATCGGTAGGGAGCAAATCTCACTGCACTGCAGTCCTCAATTATTGGCCGACTTCTGACCTGGAGATAGAAATCAGTAGCTGTGGCATGGTGGATTCTGATCTGGTGCGACGCAAGCATCAACAAACAGTCATTCACCTCTTCTATTAAGATCGACCCAAGAACAGGACCAGCATAGACCCGACAGTTCGTGAGCCTGTGAATGAAGAGAGCTCGAAGCCGGCCTTTGAGATAGATCTCGCAACAATTGAGACCGGAGAGAGTAAAATCACCCTCTTCCTCCTCGGATACCCTGAAATGTTTGATCAAGATCGAGCCTTCCTTGTTCCTAAATCCCGGTGAGTCCCGGACCGCCGCAAGAACCCTTTTGTCAGAAGAAGGGCCTTTTTCTTCCTCGATTTCTTTAACCAAACAAATGGGATCTTTCTTGGAAGTTTTGTTTCTGAAAGAGAACTTTTTCCTGGGCAATAGCTCGGAGTTCGCGGCGTCCAAGGCCTCTTTCAGAACGGAAATCGCCTTCAAGGAGGACCGAACCTCGTAGGTTGGCAGGAAGTAGGAATTCTCAGCGACGAGTCGATCGAGGTCGGCGATGGAGGCAGCTACTTTCTCGAGCTCGGGCTTCAGGGAAGGAGCCGACGCCGGGTCTACGGAAAGGTCGCGGCATCGCTTGATTTCGGCCTCCACGGCGCGTCCAGATTCGTCGAAGCGGGTAAGGAAGGCGGCAACGGACTCGAAGGCAGGTGAGGCGGCGGAAGAGGCGCTCCGGGCGGCGGACTGCTGGAGGCGGGACTGGTGGAGGTTAGCGAGGCGGTCGATCATTGCGGCATGCCTCTTCTGGGTCGCCGGATCCAGGGTTCCGGCCGGGTGGCGCGACTGCTGCGATTCCGAACCGTCTTCGCCCTCCATTTCACAAGCCGAGACACTAGATCTGCAATTCAGATGGAATTTATATGGGCTGCATCAGTTAAAAATGGACTTGAACCGAATTATAATTGATTTAATGACAAATTACTGAACCCGAAGCTCCAGAATATTTAAatcatatatttaaaattattaatcaagCGTTCAATTTAAGAACTcaatttcatattattttaaactCAGAATGTAGAgagtatataaaattaaattatatatatttatttaattttttttaattatatttatgctcaaatatcattttaatacatcatattgaaaataataaatttttgaatGCAGATCTATTTTTATAGATATGATATAATTAAGAGAATTACATCaacatataaaatttaatttcatactaTTCTTGAATTTTCTAGATCTATTAGTCATCTCGTTTAAATCGAAATCATATCAAAATCAATTGTTAAACATAGAAAACTCGAAATAATATAGAACTAGGTCTTATATATTTGTTTAatctttttaattatatttatatccTTAAACATTAAATTTGGCATATTATATtgactaataattatttttaactcATTTATAATGGAGTTAAATTTCACCATTCAATTAATACATTAAGCAATTAATTGGTGGAATGTAATTGATCCGATGATAACTCAGGAGGGGTCACCTCCAGGGAAGTTCAACGTTTTGGTGGGCGCCAAGGTCAAGAGATGGTCAGCTATTAAACTAGCCGATCGACAGGACCTTCGCCCCTGATTGGCCGGAAGAATTCGGAGGGGGTTGGCCGAGCCTACGACGCACCGAGACAAAGGGCACTCAAGCCGATCGGTCCAGACATAGGCATAGGAGGTCAAAGGGGTGGCCAGTCGGACCGATCAAAGGAAGTCTAGTTGGACCAACAGTCGATAAATGAGATGGGAAATATGtgccaacatccttttgggagtcagtACTGCCGATTAGTGATGCATATGGACagaacatccttttgggagtcggTGTCGCCGAATGACGGCGCGGATGGACATGAGATCGTACGGTAGAAGATCCCACCGCCTAGGCAGAGATACGTTTGCCCCATTATGGTAAGATGTCAGGGATCCTTATTCGATGTTAGCTTTTGGGGAAAGTTTAGGGATGCACATCCACCGGGGAAACGCGTAGTCTACCCgtcgaagctctatataaggTGAGGAGTAGCCATCCACGGAGGTACGCATACACGTCTTCTAGAGCCACTATCCATTGCTTCATCTTTGCTTTCTCGGTTTTCCTCGCTTGTCGGtgtgtgacttgagcgtcgaagggccatcGCCGGGAGCTCCCTTCCAACTTGgtactaacgacttgtggttgcaggagcGGAGGAGCGCTAGTGAAGACGAAGAACCACCTCAGCGTTACTTCCTGATTGTTATATACTCAGCTTACTTCCTGATTGTTATATACTCAGCTTCAATGTAGGATCAGTACCCAATCACATAAGTATTTCAATTAATTGTTGAATCTACTCATCAATTGAGAATAGTTAAAAGGGTAAAATGAATATTAGATACATCATTatcatttgataattttaaaattttagtatatgATTTAGATATTACGAGAGTTGaattaaaattagttatatatatatatatatattaattttaaaaaaatattttttaaagtgtaATTAATATTAAGAAAAATAATATGTTAAAGGAAAGAATcctaaagaaatatttaaaaataaacaaataatgtGACGGGGCTAAATGATGGTTATATATCTATCCTTAAATATTCCATTTTCCCTCGTGTATATGCTCTAATATTAAAATATCTCTTAATATCTCTAGCAAATTAATAATCTG from Zingiber officinale cultivar Zhangliang chromosome 4B, Zo_v1.1, whole genome shotgun sequence includes:
- the LOC121975939 gene encoding calmodulin-binding transcription activator 2-like isoform X2, which codes for MAGAKRDIEQLLVEAQHRWLRPAEICELLQNYKKFRIAPEPPNKPPSGSLFLFDRKVSRYFRKDGHNWRKKKDGKTVKEAHERLKVGSVDMLHCYYAHGEENEKFQRRSYWMLEEDLMHIVLVHYREVKEKPSFSRTTSLSHAREVEEVKQVTQMCKVSIPNSTMSQSQPPSQTMGADSPVSSHTSEYEDAESGYPKQTLMQRIIIKQLPDTTLSLRCGSMMIDE
- the LOC121975939 gene encoding calmodulin-binding transcription activator 2-like isoform X1 — its product is MAGAKRGEVNTSFDIEQLLVEAQHRWLRPAEICELLQNYKKFRIAPEPPNKPPSGSLFLFDRKVSRYFRKDGHNWRKKKDGKTVKEAHERLKVGSVDMLHCYYAHGEENEKFQRRSYWMLEEDLMHIVLVHYREVKEKPSFSRTTSLSHAREVEEVKQVTQMCKVSIPNSTMSQSQPPSQTMGADSPVSSHTSEYEDAESGYPKQTLMQRIIIKQLPDTTLSLRCGSMMIDE
- the LOC121975938 gene encoding tubulin-folding cofactor C-like, with translation MEGEDGSESQQSRHPAGTLDPATQKRHAAMIDRLANLHQSRLQQSAARSASSAASPAFESVAAFLTRFDESGRAVEAEIKRCRDLSVDPASAPSLKPELEKVAASIADLDRLVAENSYFLPTYEVRSSLKAISVLKEALDAANSELLPRKKFSFRNKTSKKDPICLVKEIEEEKGPSSDKRVLAAVRDSPGFRNKEGSILIKHFRVSEEEEGDFTLSGLNCCEIYLKGRLRALFIHRLTNCRVYAGPVLGSILIEEVNDCLLMLASHQIRIHHATATDFYLQVRSRPIIEDCSAVRFAPYRLFYEGIDTELRDCGLGEETRNWANVDDFKWLRAVQSPNWSLIPDEELLGTVNVSDVKEQCEDK